In a single window of the Geotrypetes seraphini chromosome 11, aGeoSer1.1, whole genome shotgun sequence genome:
- the LOC117345818 gene encoding uncharacterized protein LOC117345818: MPKRRGRSTAGASRRSGASSFGDIGELLHRMQDTPATAASVCSVEAPRRGETEAASWETTLSPDVRAPPPPPRITSSPRVEELPEDGLHLPLEARKSTEGSREMDSLSFQVSPGEAEDSTTSVGNRAQERDNQDLLSAGEKIKTIKDIYTIEKPREVTLDSIWDLVANLVTSLKPQLALLEDKLENQDTDIKNLKVEMKDSKNSIENIQQELKVSKQLSETLVRDNSNLRRKLEFLENSSQNNNLRLINFPRIAAVPPRDMLKRYITEIWEISEDMIPPFTHVYYLPSKIKEQQLQRQDDIQPLNVSAMLELSDRESAVAATLLVTVALAPDKNWLLRLFFKNKQKDFLGHKVLMFPDLGRDTQKRRREFLMLKPGVISLGGSFFLRHPCKCIIHYRMTKYVFFEPPQLTAFLAGARMDEGKVLSAV, translated from the coding sequence atgccgaagagaagaggcCGTAGCACCGCTGGAGCCTCACGGCGCTCGGGTGCCTCTTCCTTCGGCGACATTGGAGAACTACTGCACCGTATGCAAGATACCCCGGCAACGGCAGCGTCGGTATGCTCAGTAGAGGCGCCTCGGAGAGGCGAGACTGAGGCGGCTTCCTGGGAAACAACATTAAGCCCCGACGtgagggcacctcccccacctcctcggATTACCAGCTCCCCGCGAGTGGAGGAGCTACCAGAGGACGGTTTGCACCTCCCCTTAGAGGCCAGGAAAAGCACAGAGGGGAGCAGAGAGATGGACTCCCTGTCTTTTCAGGTGAGCCCAGGAGAGGCCGAAGATTCCACAACTTCGGTGGGGAACCGAGCCCAGGAAAGGGACAACCAGGACCTGCTCTCAGCTGGTGAGAAAATCAAAACTATTAAAGATATTTACactattgaaaaacccagagaagtaacccTAGACTCTATCTGGGATCTTGTGGCTAATCTGGTTACATCTTTAAAACCTCAGCTGGCATTGCTAGAAGATAAATTGGAAAATCAGGATACTGATATTAAGAATTTGAAGGTTGAAATGAAGGACTCAAAGAACTCTATTGAGAATATTCAGCAAGAATTAAAAGTTTCTAAACAACTCAGTGAAACATTAGTAAGAGACAATTCAAATTTACGTAGAAAATTGGAATTCTTAGAAAACTCTTCACAAAATAATAACTTGCGATTGATTAACTTCCCTAGGATTGCGGCAGTGCCGCCTAGGGATATGTTAAAACGTTATATAACAGAGATTTGGGAAATTTCAGAAGATATGATTCCACCATTTACCCACGTTTACTACTTGCCATCAAAAATTAAGGAACAGCAATTGCAACGGCAGGATGATATTCAACCGCTTAATGTATCAGCAATGCTGGAACTTTCTGATCGAGAGTCTGCTGTGGCGGCTACATTACTTGTTACGGTAgcccttgcaccagataaaaactggttgcttcggCTCTTCTTCAAGAATAAACAGAAAGACTTTCTTGGTCACAAagtattaatgtttccagatttgggaCGGGATACACAGAAAAGGAGACGAGAATTTCTTATGTTAAAGCCAGGGGTTATCTCTCTTGGAGGGTCATTTTTTCTTcgtcatccatgtaaatgtataatacaTTATCGTATgacaaaatatgttttctttgaacctccccAGCTGACAGCTTTCTTGGCTGGAGCTCGAATGGACGAAGGGAAAGTTTTGAGTGCAGTTTGA